GGCGATTGCGGCGCGCAGGCCGGCGCTTCCCGCTCCGATGATCAGAACGTCTGACTGGTACTCTGTCTCCATGGCTCCCTCCGATCTCTCGATGAACCCGGCCCCCGCGATCCTTGAACCTTGAACTGCTCAGAACACGATCGCCGACTTGATTACTTCCCTCGATTCCATCGCCTCGAGCGCGTCGGTCGCCTGGTCCAGTGCGAACGTCCGGGGGATCATCCCTTCGAACGAGTCCGGTCTGCGCGCGACCAGCGATAGCGCCTGATGGAGATGCCTCGCGTGGCTCACCCATACTCCCTGCAGTCGGAGGTGCTTGCGGACGACCTCCGTGTATGCGTCGAGCGTCACGGTCGTCCCCGGGACCGCGAAACCGACCGAGACGTACGCGCCTCCCGTCCGAAGCATGGTAATCCCCTCGTTCACCGAGTCGCCCTTGCCCGATGTTTCGATGACGGCGTCAATTCCTCCCGGCACGAGCGCTCGAACCGCCGCCAGCCGGTCCTCGGCCCGGGTGTTCCGATAGCTGAGCGTCAGGGCTGCCCCGAGGTTCGATGCGATGACGAGGCTGTCCGGCGACCCTCCCACGGTGATTACCTTCGATGCGCCGAGCGCCTCCGCGAACGCGGTCGCGAAGAGCCCGAGCGGCCCCGATCCCTGGACGACTACCGTGTCGCCGGGCCTGATGCACGCCAGCTCGATCGCATTGGCCGCCGTCGCGCCGGAGCACGACGCGCTCGCGAGCAGGGGATAGCTCGGCCCCTCGTAGTCGTCCAGGTGGAAGACGATTGTGTTCGGCATCAGCACCAGATGGTCGGCGTAGCATCCGACGAGATGAGGAGCATCGGCGGACGAGCGGTGGATGCCGTAAGCCCAGCGATTCGGGCAGAGGTTCGGCTCGTGCCGCACGGTGCAGAACGCGCATTGCCCGCAGGTTACTCCCCTCTCCCAGATGATCCGGTCGCCCGGCCTGATCTCCCGACCGGTCACGGATCGTGGAACCTGGGATCCCGCCGCGACCTCGACGACCTCGCCCGCTCCCTCGTGGCCCAGGATCATCGGCAGAGGGGTGCGAGGGTCCTTCCCTCGCCACATGTGTATGTCGGATCCGCAGACCCCGGCCGCGAGCATCCTCACGAGTATCTGCCTCGGAGCGAGCGGCGGCTTGTCGAAGTCGTGGATTACCAGCGGTTCGTTGAACCGTTCGAGAACGGCGGCCCTCATACGTCTTTGGTCCTCCGAATATTGCCCTCATCATATTCCGCGAGGTGCGGGGTGTCAAGGCGGATGGGTCGGGGGTACTGGAACGGGGTGATAGCCGGTTACGTCCTCCGGCGGGGAATCGTCGAGTCTACGATCAGTCGGTGGAGGTCGGACAGCCTGCTGAGCAGGCTGCGGAGTTCGCGCATATCGCCGGGGCTGATCTCCCTCCTGAGGAACGGGCAGGTCCACTTCGTGCACTCGAACGGGCGCAGATCGTCCGGGAAGGTGCATCCGCGATCCCCCAGGTAGTCGCACGCCTCCGGCGCAGTCGGGTCCGCCGCTCCGCTGAGCGCGTCCATGCATGCGTTCACGAGGTCATCCGCCGTGCCGCGCGGCTCGATGTCGTACCCGGCGGCGCGCGCCAGCAGCACGTCGAGGTCGCGTACCTTCGTCGGCTTTCGGCAGCACGGCTCCGGACACTCGGGGCAGAGCCTCTCCGTATACGGGTCGAGGCAGCGTCGTATCCGCTTGTGGGTTGCTCTGTACTTGTCGATCAGGTTGGCCATTCTAGGTCGTCCGGCGAGAAATGGTGCCACGGAACGCGGCTATCCTAGCATTGACATCCGGGCGCGTCAATCTCGAGTGTCAATCTCGCGAAATCGGGGTATAGACTGAGCGTACCGGCAGGCGATCAGACTCAGGGAGGAAAGTCAATATGCAAGACGAGCGCTTGCGGGTGGATGCAGGCATCGCGGCGGGAGTAGCGACGATGCGTCCTCAAGGCGAGATTGATCTGTACACCGTCTCTCAGTTGGAGTACGCCATATCGTCGGCCATCAGAGCGGATGCGAAGGCGATCCTGATAGATCTCAGCGGCGTCACGTATATGGACAGTTCGGGTCTCAGCGTCCTTATCACCG
This genomic stretch from Armatimonadota bacterium harbors:
- a CDS encoding zinc-binding dehydrogenase; translation: MRAAVLERFNEPLVIHDFDKPPLAPRQILVRMLAAGVCGSDIHMWRGKDPRTPLPMILGHEGAGEVVEVAAGSQVPRSVTGREIRPGDRIIWERGVTCGQCAFCTVRHEPNLCPNRWAYGIHRSSADAPHLVGCYADHLVLMPNTIVFHLDDYEGPSYPLLASASCSGATAANAIELACIRPGDTVVVQGSGPLGLFATAFAEALGASKVITVGGSPDSLVIASNLGAALTLSYRNTRAEDRLAAVRALVPGGIDAVIETSGKGDSVNEGITMLRTGGAYVSVGFAVPGTTVTLDAYTEVVRKHLRLQGVWVSHARHLHQALSLVARRPDSFEGMIPRTFALDQATDALEAMESREVIKSAIVF
- a CDS encoding STAS domain-containing protein; protein product: MQDERLRVDAGIAAGVATMRPQGEIDLYTVSQLEYAISSAIRADAKAILIDLSGVTYMDSSGLSVLITAYKKLTATGGRLYLITSDEATWVRRVLQITRVDTFIPVLGSLDEAAKELSVSGVV